From the genome of Nevskiales bacterium:
GCACCACTTGCGCGGTCAGCGACTTCACCGTCTGGTGGATGCGCGTGCTGGCGGCGGCATTGCTGCCCTCCACGGCCAGGAAGGCCTTGGTCAGGGCCAGCTCGATCTTGCTGGCGTCGAAGGGTGTGACCTTGCCGTTGCGGCGGATGACCTTGAAGCCGCCCGGGGCCGTAGCGACCATCTCGGCGGTACTGGGTTCACTGGCCAAGCCGGCGCGCGGCAGGTTCTTGTTCTCGGAAATATCGGTGGCAATGGCGCCGGCGGCGGTTTGCATG
Proteins encoded in this window:
- a CDS encoding ATP cone domain-containing protein, which codes for MQTAAGAIATDISENKNLPRAGLASEPSTAEMVATAPGGFKVIRRNGKVTPFDASKIELALTKAFLAVEGSNAAASTRIHQTVKSLTAQVV